One stretch of Rattus norvegicus strain BN/NHsdMcwi chromosome 12, GRCr8, whole genome shotgun sequence DNA includes these proteins:
- the Pop5 gene encoding ribonuclease P/MRP protein subunit POP5 isoform X1, whose translation MVRFKHRYLLCELVSEDPRCRLSLDDRVLGGLVRDTIARVHGAFGAAACSVGFAVRYLNAYTGVVLLRCRKDFYQLVWSALPFITCLENKGHRYSCFFNTLHVGGTIRTCQKFLIQYNRRQLLVLLQNYTDEGEREAIKKSVSRSCLLDRESVEELSDSAGEEAAEAME comes from the exons ATGGTGCGGTTCAAGCACAG GTACCTTCTGTGCGAGCTGGTGTCCGAGGACCCGCGCTGCCGCCTGAGCCTGGACGACCGCGTGCTGGGCGGGCTCGTCCGGGACACGATCGCCCGGGTGCACGGGGCCTTCGGCGCCGCCGCCTGCTCCGTGGGCTTTGCAG TTAGATACCTCAATGCTTACACTGGAGTAGTGCTGCTTCGATGCCGAAAGGATTTCTACCAGCTCGTGTGGTCAGCTCTTCCTTTCATCACGTGTTTGGAGAACAAAGGACACCGTTACTCGTGCTTCTTCAACACATTACATGTGGGAG GTACCATTAGAACCTGTCAGAAGTTCCTGATTCAGTACAACAGGAGACAGCTGTTGGTCTTGTTGCAGAACTACACCGATGAAG GAGAGCGGGAAGCCATTAAGAAGTCTGTCTCAAGAAGCTGTCTGCTGGACAGAGAGTCGGTTGAAGAGCTTTCGGACAGTGCTGGGGAGGAGGCTGCAGAGGCAATGGAGTGA